Proteins encoded by one window of Arachis ipaensis cultivar K30076 chromosome B04, Araip1.1, whole genome shotgun sequence:
- the LOC107636952 gene encoding serine/threonine-protein phosphatase 7 long form homolog: MESIKYKSNAKRRKQDRRVERLAEREVIVRGFKLNLLSRKLDLPETFNEVAAASLALIGFQYISRVGEMRGHSTLLSALVELWRPEIHTFHLPVSEVMVTLEDVTYILGLPVNGESVTVRSDNSHQFLVENCIACFGWELGPQDHILGTVNLAWVWRYRDTESCDTQESVERYVRAHIFCVFGTVVFLDKSTTSLNSKFLPLLRDFHRIEGYSWGAASLAHLYRSLCRASRFNCKEMDGPLILFFVWPWERMLFLALVPHDQLVYVGIPLARRWSHWRRHKRYIRKPTAHFRRGLDDMGVDDFIWRPYMGVGVSDQLAVHLFMCST, translated from the exons ATGGAGTCTATAAAATACAAATCAAACGCAAAACGCAGAAAACAAGATAGAAGAGTTGAAAGGCTTGCTGAGAGAGAGGTCATAGTGAGGGGTTTTAAATT GAATTTGTTGTCCAGAAAACTAGATCTGCCAGAAACCTTTAATGAGGTAGCTGCAGCGTCATTAGCACTTATTGGGTTTCAATACATTTCGCGAGTTGGTGAAATGAGAGGCCATTCTACACTACTCAGTGCCTTGGTGGAACTATGGAGGCCGGAAATCCACACATTTCATCTACCGGTCAGTGAAGTGATGGTGACGCTAGAAGATGTGACGTATATTTTAGGCCTCCCAGTTAATGGGGAGTCTGTTACGGTTAGATCAGACAACAGTCACCAGTTTTTGGTGGAGAACTGCATCGCGTGTTTCGGTTGGGAGCTCGGTCCGCAAGATCACATCTTGGGTACGGTTAATCTTGCATGGGTCTGGCGGTACAGAGACACTGAGTCGTGTGACACGCAAGAGTCTGTTGAGCGGTATGTACGGGCTCACATTTTCTGCGTGTTCGGAACGGTTGTGTTTCTGGATAAGTCGACCActtcactgaactcgaagttTCTGCCTCTACTTCGGGATTTCCACCGGATAGAAGGATACAGTTGGGGGGCAGCCAGTCTGGCACATTTATACAGATCGTTGTGTCGTGCATCACGATTCAACTGTAAAGAGATGGATGGACCACTTATACTATTTTTTGTTTGGCCATGGGAGCGTATGCTGTTCCTGGCGCTTGTTCCCCACGATCAGCTCGTTTATGTTGGGATTCCACTTGCACGACG GTGGAGTCATTGGCGCCGGCATAAAAGATATATACGAAAGCCTACTGCGCATTTTAGGCGAGGACTCGATGACATGGGAGTCGACGAT TTTATATGGCGGCCGTATATGGGAGTGGGGGTTTCGGATCAGCTCGCTGTCCATTTGTTTATGTGCTCCACATAG